The following nucleotide sequence is from Roseivirga sp. BDSF3-8.
AAAAAAGGAGATCAAAGGCCGAGGCACCGTCACAAACTTTTCTGCCCCCGCTATTCTGTACGTGATCAATAAAGACCGTCAATCCCCCTTATTCCCAAGAAAGAGTTCAGAGGCCATATACTCCCACTCATTCACGACCATGCAGCACTAGCCACCACAGTAAAGTCCGGAAAACTCAAATACCACGATCTTGAAACAATCGTAAAGAAGTATAATTCAGCCAAACCCTAAAGCAGGCAACGTACTCCATACAGAGGCTTAACAGCCTCACCAAATAATAGACTAACAGGGACCGCCGGACTGGCGCCCCCTTTCTTTTACTCCGTATCCAAACAGCCTGTTTGAAGTAATGCTTACCCACCCCGGCAAGTCCCTCTTCTATCACCCATACCCTTCAAATCAAAAAGCAGCAGCCTACCTGAAACTAATCTAAAAAATTGTACTTTTGCATCACTCCCTCAACAACACCCCCACCACTGGGAGACTTATCCACATAGAACTGCTTCGTCTCTGCTACGCTACTGCTTCGCAACTACTTCGCTATGCCTGTACCATGCCTATAGGAATCCTATATCCTGGCCTTGCTACTCCAATCAGGCACCCTAAAACCAGATTTTTGTACTATTCAAATAACCCCGGACACTACCCCCTTCAGAAAAGCCATCACTACATACCACCACCTTAAGGCCCTTCTCCAGCGCCCCAACCCTGTTACTTCTTCAAACCCAAAACATTTATTACATGCCGCTAACATCCGCATGCCACCAGGCTATTAAGGGCAAATAAACCACAACGGAATATGGAAACCATCATACAACCCCAGGCACACGTGCAGGTAGTAGAGGACCTTAAAAGCATCCTTAACCAGGACCCCGACCTGCAGAACAGACTTATTGCATCCCTTCAAAAAGCCAGAGACCAGGCCCGGGCCAACCTTAATAAAGACCTCTACCACGCCATCGACAATACCTTTGAAGAAAACGGGTGGCCCGTTACCATAGAAGCCTACTACGACTACATCGAGAAATACGTAAGGCTTATCCCCAACGAAAGTAATGACCCCAACTACCCCCATGCCTGGAAAAGCAATGACCAAAGAAACGGCTATAACCAGAAGGTATATGACCTCCTATGCCAGTTTTACTATCTCATTGACCAGCAAGACGACCAGGGTCAGACCATGCAGAGCAATGAAGACTTTGCAGAATGGCTCGTAGAGTTTGCCCGGGCCTGGGGCTCCTTCCTCGATACAGAAGAGTCCCTTACCACAGAGTCACTGCAGTCCTTTAAGCGAGACAGAATGTACAACTTCCATCTCTACTCCGATAGCCAGCCCGGCTGGAAGACGTTCAATAACTTCTTCTATCGAGAGTTTAACGGATCAGCCCCGGAAACCGGCATTACCCCCCTCAGGCCCATTGCCGACCCTGATAACAATACCACCATCGTATCACCTGCCGACTGCACCTATAAAATGCAGTATAACATAGACGACAGCGGCAACGTCGTGCATACCGACGGCCGCAACGCCAGGATAACCCTGAAGCACACCCATACCATCGGCACCGTAAAGGAACTGCTGGACCAAAGCGAATACGCAGACGATTTTAACGGCGGCACATTTGTACATTACTTCCTCAGCCCATTCGATTACCACCGCTTCCACACCCCCGTCAGTGGCAAGGTACTCGACATTAAGCCTGTAGTAGGAAAGGTTTATCTCAACGTCAACATCAGCGGTGATCAGTTCGACGCCCCCGACGGAGGCGAAAACGGCTATGAATTTGTGCAGGCCCGCGGCATGGTCATCATAGATGCCGGAGGTCAGGTAGGCAAAGTAGCCATACTCCCCATAGGCATGTGCCAGGTATCAGGCGTCGATATGTATACAAACCTGAAAGGGCAAAACGTCCTCAAAGGGCAGGAATTTGGCAAGTTCAGGTTCGGAGGCTCAGACATCATCATGCTCTTCCAGAAAAACCCCGGTCTTTTCCTCTTTAAAAAAGACCCCGGCCACACCCCCATCCACTTCCAGTACGGCCAGGCAGCCGCCTACTGGAATCTGCAGAACGAGCAATAAGATCGTTTTGGCGACGATCCATGCAAAAGCGGCTGGCCATACAGGTCCGTCGCTTTTCTTTTATCAAATGTAATTAAATACATAGCACCTCATCGAATTACACTTGATATTCAGTATATTATAAACCCAACTATCTCCCGAAAGACTATGACTCATGAGAGTAAACTATCGCAAAAAGCTATATCAGGCATCTCCGTAAAACATGCCCTGGCGGGCGGATTATTAGGCTTAATACTTATAACTCTTTTTTTCTTTGGAGATGGCCCTCCCTTTGAGTTCGGCTTTCGTGTATACTTCCCCACCATTACCACTACCCTCGGCGGAGTAGCAGGCGGCCTTTTCTATAGCCTCCTGGGCTACCTGAGATCCAGAAGAGGCTGGATAGGAGCCCTGGCCATATTCATAAGCCTCGTAGCCTTCATAGTCATTCTATGGGTTAGCGCCGTAGCAGGCTTCGCGGTCACCGGCGACTGGGATTGACAGGAAGCAATCCTCCCCTCCTCAGAGCATAGCCGTCAAGCTAAGAGTAGAATTACACTGAAATTATTACTCTCTTGCCACTTACTGCAGGTACCACCGGAATGCCGGACCACCGGAATGCCGGACCACCGGAATGCCGGACCAGCTCCGGAATGAACCTTTTCCATTCCAAAGAAAATTTCTGTGCCTGCTCATCGAATGCCACTCCAGTCCCAAGTAGAGGACTAACTTTTTATGTGTTGATTTATAGCCTGTTACATCCTTAGCTTGACAGATATGCTCGTCAGGGAGTACTAATTAAATACACCATTTACCCCCCCCTTTTTAATTACATAGGGGCACCATGTAATCCCACCATGTTACGTAGAGCCGCTAATCATGCCCGGCCCGGTAATAACGGCATATCACAATATTTAAAGAAAGGAACACCGCCACAGCCTGAACCAAGAGACAACAGAGCCTCATATAATAAAAGACCGCCCCTCAGAGCGGTCTTTAGCATTCAAATGATTAACAAACCCAGGTTTGCCGCGGGCAGTCGATCGTATCTATTGGACAATTTATAGTACCGCAGTCATACATCGCCGAAGGACAGGCATCCACCCACGAGTTATTACACCCGTCAGCCGTAAGGATCGGACAATTAAAAGTATTACACCCCACATACGTCACCAGTATAGTACCTCCTTTTGTCTTCTTTTCCTCAGTCACAAAACTGCTCACTTTGAGATCGCTTAGTTTGATCTTACTCTTTTTCATTCTTAAAAAATAGTTTAGTTATTCCTTACTCTATCAGGGCTTTTCAGGAATTTTCGCCCGACCGGTCACTTATCGATTAATGAAAGTAGCAAAAGTAACCCTCTGTCAGGCAATTGCTTACACGTAAACCATACTGCCTGTCATCATAAACACCTGTCCTGCTCGTAGTATTTTTTATATTTTCAGTGGATGAAAAAAAGACTACTTCCGGTATAGAGTGGAAGTCAAAACTAGTCGACCTGCTCATTGTGATTCTGGGCATTACCATCGCTTTTCAGCTTAATAACTGGAACGAAAGCAGAAACAACCGCCACACCCTCCACACCTATCTGAAAAGTTTCAGGTTGGAAAATAAGGACAATATCAGTCAACTGCAGGTGGCCATCAGGCATGCACAGCAGACCAAAACCCTGATAGACTCTCTCAAAAACAGCCTTTTGGCAGCAAAATATCATGGCCCCCACATAGAGCGGCAGGCAGTAGCTATGATGAGCCTCTCCTCTTTCAAACCCTCCCTCACTACCATGGAAAACATCACCGCCACCGGTGACTTTAAGCTCATCCCCGACAATGAACTGAGGCGCAGTATCATCGCCACCTATAACGACTACAAAGCCACCAGTCAAATGGAAGGACTCCTGTATGATTTTGTAGAATCATACCTCATCCCCTACTTCTTCAATAAAATGCGGTTTACATCACCCAACTCCATGGACAGAGCCACCCTGCAGGACCCTCGTTTCGAGAACCTCGTATTTGGTTACGATATACTCCTGCAGCAGCAGATAAATGGCTACCAAAGCAGCCTCAGGAAAGCCACTGATCTGGCAGAAAAATTAGAAAAGGAAAGATAGGAAACGCCCCGTAAGATATGCCTCTCCCAAACCAGGTAAAAGAACACAACCACCCCCGAAAGCGAATACATATAATTCAGAATTTCACCTTACTGCCCCAGGGCCACATCCAGCACCATCATAACCGCAAAGCCCAAAATCGCCCCCAGCGTTGCCAGGTCACTATTGCCGTGCATCTGTGATTCCGGAATTAGCTCCTCCACCACCACAAAGATCATTGCCCCTGCCGCAAAGGCCAGGCCGTAAGGTAAAATAGGCCGCGCAGCCATCACCGCAGCAGCCCCTATTGCGCCACCTATAGGCTCTACAGCCCCGCTAAGTTGCCCGTAAAAGAAAGCTTTTCGCCTGCTAAAGCCCTCCCGGCGCAATGGAGCAGACACCGCCAGGCCCTCAGGAAAGTTTTGAAGCCCTATTCCGATAGCAAGAGCGACTGCCCCCCCAAAGGTCGCATTAGAAAGAGTATCTGCAGCCGCACCCCCAAAGCTTACGCCAATAGCCAGCCCTTCCGGTATGTTATGCAGCGTAATCGCCAGCACCAGCAAGATACTACGGTGCCAGTTAGTCTTTACCCCTTCTGCTTCCGATCTGGGCAAACCTATATGTAGATGAGGTAGCAACTTATCTATACCGGCCAGGAAAAAAGCCCCCAGCAGCAACCCTACCACAGCCGGCACCCACGGCGTTTGGCCTGCCTCTTCAGCCATCTCTATAGCCGGCGCCAGTAGTGACCAAAAGCTCGCAGCCAGCATCACACCCGCCGCAAAGCCCATCATGCCATCAAGGACCTTCCGGTTTACTTTTTTGAAAAAGAAGATAATGGAAGCCCCAAGGGCGGTGACTCCCCACGTAAATAAAGTAGCAATCGTAGCTTGCCATACCGGGGAAAATTGCTTTAACCACTCTATCATCCATGTCATAAGCATGACACTAAAAAAAGGTTTGGGCATATGAGCGACTATCGAGGGCGTATACCCGGCCGCGTTCGGTCCCATGGTTGCCATTTCCACGAAATTGGTGCCGGGTCGCGTCCGACCGGGTCGCGTCCGACCGGGTCGCGTTCGACCGGGTCGCGTTCGACCGGGTCACGCCTGACCGGGTCACGTCCGACTTCGTTATCCAGAGTGTGTGAAGTAATTCTCCCAATATTGTCCGGCATCAAAAAAAGCCTTGCTACTGTGAAGACCGCCCTTTTTTTATCCCTTATTCCGCTTCCCCCGGATCCTTATCCTCCATATACCCTTCCGCTCCTTTCAGCGTGATCATTGTCAGCTCAGGCCGGCAGAATAGCCGCATCGGGATCAGGCTAAACCCTATACCCCGGTTTACATACAGCCTGTTACCCGGCTTGTCTATTTTCTCAGAAGACCAGCCTTCAGCCACCACCTCACGATCACGCGCAATGTCCAGCCAGCTCTCCGAGGGCAACAGCGGAAGCCGCAACTGCCCGCCATGAGTATGCCCCGCTAGGGTCAGTGGAGCCGTGCGCGGCGCAAAGTCCCGGTACGCCACCGGGTTATGCATGAATATGATACGCGCATCATCAGCCGAAATACCCGCCATCGCCTGGTCAGGCAAACTGTTACCCGCCCATTCGCTACCTATCCCCACTACATAAAGCGGGCCTGTGCCAGAGCCTACATTCACCGATTCGTTTTCCAGTACCACTATCCCCGCCTCTTCCAGTTGCTGCGCCAGGTATCGCGCAATCTCCGGCCGGCCATTGCTCTCCTTTTTCATTAGCGAATAGTCATGGTTACCCAACACCGCATATACCGGAATATTTGCCTCCGCCAGCGGGCGCACCAGGTCCACCGCTTCATTCACCACAGCCGTATCAGGCTTATACACAAAGTCTCCGCATATAAGTACCATATCAGCCTCCCATGAGATAATCCGGTCCACCGCCTTACTCACCATCCCCGTATTATCCCACCACATGCCCACCTGAAAGTCCGCAAGAAGCGCTACCCTTCGCCCCTCCCATTCAGCCGGCAGGTAAGGCAGCCTGGCCTCTGTTTTTTGCTCATCCAGCAGCAGACGAGGCTCTATCACCCCCCCGTAGATCACCAGCAGGAGAATAATGAGTAAAAAGATAGTGAATACATGCTTAAATGCTTTCATAGTACGGTCAGGAGTAGTATTGTTTAATAATTCTTAGTAGAGTTAATGGCCCGATAGCTTACGTAGCGAAATTCGCTTGCATATACTTTCCACAGCATATTGCAGGCATTTCATCAGGTCAGACCCTTCCGTATAGTCCGTCTCCAGCAGGTTATCCACCTTCTGCCCCTCCGTCAGATCATCATCCTCCTTCCAGTGCGCCGCGTTTTCCTTTGCCAGCCCTATTGTAATGCCTCCTTTTCCGTGGAGTAGTGAAAACACCGGGCGGTCACTCGAGCCATCACCCACATAAATGATCTGGTCAAAAGGTATATGCATGTCCTCCTCATCCACATGCTGGTGAGAATCAGAGGGAGCATTAGGCCCCGACGTGCCCGTACCCTTCGCCAGTTGCTGGATATACTCACGCTTCTCCTCATGCGTCACCAGGCTCTTCACAAATATGAGCTCATCATCATCATTAAATGCATAGGCACCACCCCACATATCATGAAATTCTTTAGCAATAGAAGTCGCTTCAGGCACTTCCAGAAAACCCGCCGTAAGCAGGTAAAACTGCATCTCCACATCATCATCCGTACAAAAACCACGCAACCTGTCAAAGAGCGTATCCACACCCTCAAAAAGCTCAATCTCCCTTCCTACTTCAGTAAAAACCTCCCGCTTTATCGTCGGATTACCAGCCTGCGAATACTTGATCCATGAGTAAGCCCGGGCCAGTGACGTCTCCCATCCATCATCCAAAAGCTTCTTTACAAATCCCTCCCGTTCTTCAGCATCTATGCCCGTCTTTTCCAGGAGCTTTTTATGGGTCGGAGGTGCCAGCGTCTCATCAAAGTCAAAGACAACAGCAATTTTAGGAATGGTAGGTAAGGTATATTTACTCATGGATAGTATTTATAGTAATTTTCCATGATAACCTCCTCCCCTCCTACTTTGTTAGTCAGTATCTCCCTCCTGTACCCCCTTTTACATACTCCTACCAGTGCCCCTTCCCATCAGGTTACCAAACACCACTCCCATGCCAGCAAAAGAATAATATATATTGAATATATAGTCAGCATCAAAACCACATTCCCCGCACACCATTATACGGTTAAACATATTATGTAAATGTATACTTTCAATTTACTCCACCCCACAGAAGAGTCGCAACCCCCAAATCCCAAATCTTCAAAAATAGTACATACATTATACTAACTTTCACTTTTCACAAATCCTCCTACAGACCCCACCCTTCCATTCACCAAGAAGACATTAGATCCATAGAGGGAAAACCCTCAATAAAACCGCCATAAAACAGCCTATAACACCTTTTAAGAATTTCCTCATTGAGGATGCTCACTGGTTCTGCAGAAAACAGCCCGCTTACTTTTCCTCAAGGACCAGGTCAAAAAGTCCTACACCCCACCATCCAGCATGTTCAAATATTAATTTTAAATAAACCCTTACAACACATTGTCTTTTAGATATGGATTCTCCAAATTGAGAACCAAACCAGTATAACCCATGTCAGCCAGTAACCCCCAATATGCTGTTGTTATAACATCTATTGGCAATGCCAGCCCAGCCCGTATTAAACCCGTAGCGGAAAAACTCGAGATGCCCTATGAGTTCATGCTGCGCCTTATATACAATGCCCCCGTCGTATTCGTACGCAACCTTGATGCAGAGTCCGCCCCCAAGGCAGCCGCCCTGCTTAGGCAGATAGGCCTCGAAGCCACCCACATGCCCGCTGAAGAGGTACCCGTATACCAAAACCCCCGCGTAGATGTAAGCCTCTACCTCCACGATGTCCTCCAGCTACCAGCCACAGTCAAAAGCCTCGCCGAATTTATCGGATGCCCCTACCAGGAGGCAATGAAAGTACTCAACAACTACCCCGCCCTCGTGCTCGGAGGCGTATCACCCGCCACAGCCGAAGCCCTCGCAAGCCGCGTCAATGCCGAGGTCACCTACGCTGACCCTACTCAATCTGCCTATACGCTCGAGGTAGCCGGCACCGACCGGATGGTACTCCACCAGGTGCACCGCACACTCAGTACCATGGGCGTAGCCCTCGAGCCCGGCCAGCAACTCTTTCGCGGCCTCACCTATACCCAGGGCCAGACCGTATGGAAAAAATTTCAGTCCACAGGCGCCATTCTGCTCATGAACCAATCCTTTGAGCGTTACGAAGTACTCCTCGATGCCCTCGACCAATCCGTACCCGGGCACCGCCGGCAACTCGTAAACCTCACCGGCATGCCCGAAGAAATAGTAGACGAAGTGCTGGAAAACCTGCCCGTGCAACTGGAGGCCTCCGTAAGTGCTCAGCACATAGAACAAAAGCTGAAAGATTACCAAACCGCCGGTCTCCTGTGCAGCAGCAGACGCCTGACTAATACCCCCCGCCAGCTTATGGTAGATGAGATACAGAGCCAGGAACAGGCACGCAAAGTACTGAGCCGCTTCGTCCCGGCCGACCAACTACCCCATCCCATCAGGACACCCTGGCAGGCCCCCGTACCCCTCTCAGACCTTATGGCCCGCTACGCCGTGCAGGAACTCGAAGCAGCCGGATGCGATGCAGACTATGAAGACTTCACCCTATGAACCAGAATAAAGCCGACATCATCCACCTGGGCATAGCCGAACAAGGCAAGCTCTATGCCCTTAAAAACAACCACCAGGAGGCCCTCCGCCACTACCGCGAAGCCCTCAAAATGGTGAGCGACCACAAGGCCCATGAGCTGTTTGCCCAGCACTACCTCCAGTGCACCATGGAGAGCCTCGAGCTCAGCGGCGCATATGACGAAGTCATAACCTACTGCCATCGCCTACTCCAGGTAATGGGACCCGAAAAGCCAGAATCACCATTTCTCATGAGACATATGGCAGCCACCCTCGAGCGTCTCGCCGTGCAGCACCTTCTCAAAAAAGAAAAAGAAGAAGCCCGGAAACACCTCGAGCGCATAAAAAACATAGCCGGCCCAGGCATACAGCCCCTCGCCGACCAACTGCTGAACTGGCTGCAGCGTGGCTACACCATAAGGCCCGGCCAAATCAGAGACGCGCAGAAGAAACACCGCTATTTCATCGTGCAGCAAGACAAAGTAAAGCCCGAAATAGCCATTGACCTTAAAAACCTTGTAACCGACACCAGCCAGGCCCTGTAACCGGCCTGAGAAGCATAAAGAAAAAGCAAACCAATAAACACCTATGAGTGCCGTAGATAAACTTAGAGAGTCCGCCGCTGTGCTACAGGAGGTAGACGTAACCGAGATCATCAGCTCCCTTGCCATGGGCATAGCCGATGCCCAGCGCCAACTGGATAATAACAGCGTACAGCAACTGATACAACTCGCCGATCCGAACAATGGATTTAATGGTAAATCCCTCATCGAACTCGGCTTTACCCCCGCCTTCTACCACTTCCAGCATGCCGACGTGTCTGCCTCCATCTCATTAAAGATGAAGCTGAAGCAGGAGACCTCTTTTGGCATATCCCTGCAAGGCTCCTATAGCAGCCAAAAAGGATTTAACCAGGACCGCATGGACACCCTCCAGCAACTCGACCGCTCAAAAGAGCGAAGCG
It contains:
- a CDS encoding phosphatidylserine decarboxylase, whose product is METIIQPQAHVQVVEDLKSILNQDPDLQNRLIASLQKARDQARANLNKDLYHAIDNTFEENGWPVTIEAYYDYIEKYVRLIPNESNDPNYPHAWKSNDQRNGYNQKVYDLLCQFYYLIDQQDDQGQTMQSNEDFAEWLVEFARAWGSFLDTEESLTTESLQSFKRDRMYNFHLYSDSQPGWKTFNNFFYREFNGSAPETGITPLRPIADPDNNTTIVSPADCTYKMQYNIDDSGNVVHTDGRNARITLKHTHTIGTVKELLDQSEYADDFNGGTFVHYFLSPFDYHRFHTPVSGKVLDIKPVVGKVYLNVNISGDQFDAPDGGENGYEFVQARGMVIIDAGGQVGKVAILPIGMCQVSGVDMYTNLKGQNVLKGQEFGKFRFGGSDIIMLFQKNPGLFLFKKDPGHTPIHFQYGQAAAYWNLQNEQ
- a CDS encoding pinensin family lanthipeptide, which translates into the protein MKKSKIKLSDLKVSSFVTEEKKTKGGTILVTYVGCNTFNCPILTADGCNNSWVDACPSAMYDCGTINCPIDTIDCPRQTWVC
- a CDS encoding DUF6090 family protein, coding for MDEKKTTSGIEWKSKLVDLLIVILGITIAFQLNNWNESRNNRHTLHTYLKSFRLENKDNISQLQVAIRHAQQTKTLIDSLKNSLLAAKYHGPHIERQAVAMMSLSSFKPSLTTMENITATGDFKLIPDNELRRSIIATYNDYKATSQMEGLLYDFVESYLIPYFFNKMRFTSPNSMDRATLQDPRFENLVFGYDILLQQQINGYQSSLRKATDLAEKLEKER
- a CDS encoding ZIP family metal transporter; amino-acid sequence: MLMTWMIEWLKQFSPVWQATIATLFTWGVTALGASIIFFFKKVNRKVLDGMMGFAAGVMLAASFWSLLAPAIEMAEEAGQTPWVPAVVGLLLGAFFLAGIDKLLPHLHIGLPRSEAEGVKTNWHRSILLVLAITLHNIPEGLAIGVSFGGAAADTLSNATFGGAVALAIGIGLQNFPEGLAVSAPLRREGFSRRKAFFYGQLSGAVEPIGGAIGAAAVMAARPILPYGLAFAAGAMIFVVVEELIPESQMHGNSDLATLGAILGFAVMMVLDVALGQ
- a CDS encoding metallophosphoesterase, which gives rise to MKAFKHVFTIFLLIILLLVIYGGVIEPRLLLDEQKTEARLPYLPAEWEGRRVALLADFQVGMWWDNTGMVSKAVDRIISWEADMVLICGDFVYKPDTAVVNEAVDLVRPLAEANIPVYAVLGNHDYSLMKKESNGRPEIARYLAQQLEEAGIVVLENESVNVGSGTGPLYVVGIGSEWAGNSLPDQAMAGISADDARIIFMHNPVAYRDFAPRTAPLTLAGHTHGGQLRLPLLPSESWLDIARDREVVAEGWSSEKIDKPGNRLYVNRGIGFSLIPMRLFCRPELTMITLKGAEGYMEDKDPGEAE